From Victivallis lenta:
CTCACCTCCGAAAGCTGGAACTATCCGGCCGGAACCTTCCGCCTGACCGAATCGTCGAACGAGGCGAACATCCGGCGGCTCCCGGTTGACTATGCCGAGGAACTGAAGATCGAATATGTCCGAACCAAACTGCACGATCCGGAACTGCAGGTCGGTTCGACCGGAACCGCCGGAATCGATCTCCACTGGTTCGAGGAACTGCAGGAGAACGGCGCATGGGACTACTTCGATGCGCTTTTCGTCCATCTGCACTGCTTCCCGCGCGCTCCGGAGGTCAACAACACGATGACCCGCGAGTTCTGGCTGCACGACCGCGTCACGCTGCTGCGCGAACTCATGGACAAATATGGAGAAAAACCGGTCTACGACAGTGAAAACGGCTACCTGACCCGCTTTCCGGACCGTCGGGTGGAGAAGTATCCGCTGCGCTCCGTCTCCGACAGCAGCATCGCGGCGGCCTTCATGGTCCGCAGTTATCTGCAGTGCCTCGCCTACGGCGTGTCGAACAAGATGTGGTTCACAGTGGACAGCTACGGCGGCTTCGGCATCACCGAGTACGGCCAGCCGCTGCCGGCCTATCCGGCTTACGCCGCGATGACCCGCATGCTCGACGGCGCCCGATATGCCGGGGAGCTCCTGTCGCCGGGGCGCGTGTCGAACGCGATGGACCGCAATGCGGAATTCAGCCGTTCCTGGTTCGGACAGGCCACCCCGGGACTGGAGAAGGAGCTGCTCGGTGCTGACCGCGACTATACGGAGAACGACCGGAATCCGGAGCTGAAGCCGTATGTCTATATCCGCGCCTTCCGGACGCCGGACGGACGGCCGCTGCTCGCCTGCTGGGCCACGCTCTACCGTCAGAAACTCGTTGACACTTCGATCGACACCCCCGCCTGGCAGGATCAGAAGCCAGGCATCTCGCTGCTGTGGAACGGTTTCCCCGCGACGGAACCGCCGAAGCCGCTGCCGGTCCGCTTCCGGGTCGGCGTCCCCGAAGTCGAGGTTGCCGACCTGATGGGCAACCGCCGCAAAGTTGCCGCCGACAATGGGTTTCTCACGCTGGCGCTCGACGATTACCCGCAGTTCGTCTTCGGCGCCGACCCGGCGCTGCTCGGCGAAGCGGAACAATTCAGTTTGCGCCTTTTCCCGGAAACCTTCCGGAAAAACGACCGTTGGAAGACGCTGGTCCAGGCCGTGCTCCCCGCCGAAAAGAAGCATCCGGCCCGGAAATCGGTCTTCGACCGGGAAAACCTCTCGGCCGGGCTCGAGGCTGGAAAGCCGTATCCGATCCACGTCCGGCTGACCAACCTCGGCAAGGAGGCCGAAAGCGGAACCATCTCGCTCAAGCTGCCGGAGAGGTGGCGCTGTGAACCCGGCTCCATCCGTTTCGAAGCGGCAGCCGGGGCGGAGAAAACGGTCGCCGCGACCTTCCTGGTCACGCCGGACAGACCCGCGGCGAAGGTGAAAATCCGCAGCATCGTGCAATCCGACCGCTTCGGCCGGATCGCGGACTCGGTCATGAATGTCGGGGTAAAGTAAAATCCAGCGTCCGTGCCGGAAAACCCGGCACGGTGATTTCGACCACGCCGGAATCCCACCCGGAACGGATGAGCGGAGAATCGTAGAGCGGCCAGTCGAACCGGGCCGGAACGCCGTCGACGCTGCGGCTGCCGTCCGCACCGAGCCCGATGCGCCCGCAGCGCTTCGACTCGTAGACGAGACGGCGCGCGCCGCGGTCGAACGTCAGGCGGTTTGACAGGATCTCTTCCCGGAACGCAGCGAACGAGGCATAATCGGCAGCCTCCCCCGCCTCGCAGACCGCCGCATTCACGGCGCCGGGACTGGTCACTTCGATACCGGCCCATTCGCCCTCCTCCGTCCGGCTCCAGCCGTTCGGCAGCAGAAGCGCGGCATAGGCGGCCGGGCCGGCGGCGAACAGCGCGAATTCGGTTTCGGCGACCTCGCGGAATTCCGCCTTCGGAAAACAGGCGTGGATAAACTGCATCGGCTGATCGGCCGGAATGTCGTAGAGCGCCAGCACGGCTGAACGGTGCTGAAAAAAACGGCCGCAGCGGCAGCCGAGGTCGCCGGTCCAGTAATTGTGTTCGCCGAAATCGCCGGGATGGTGGGTGAAAATCCGGCAGCGCGTGCTTCCGCCGCGCAGAAAAAGGTCCCAGTCGTGCTGCTGGTGGAACGCATAAACCCGCGAAGCGTCGTCCGGATAATCGTCCTGATAAACCACGCTGCCGAGCAGGAAGTTCGCGCTGCGGAACGTCAGCTTGCGGACCGACCCGTCGAGCGGCCGCTCCGGCTGCATGTCGCAGATGTTGTGCAGATGCTTGCGCTCCCGGATCTCCACCGGCCGTTCCGGTTCCCATGCCGCGATCGCCGCAACGGCCGGATCGGGCCGGAACGAGCAGATCAGCGCCTCGTAATTCGCCGCCGAAACGGCATCTGCTCCGGTTCCGGCATAGAGCCGGCAGAGGAATGTCGTGCCGCATTTCGCATAATCGAGCGCGTTGTCCGGGTAGATCCGGCCGTGCGCGCCGCCCTGGCAGCCGTCGAACGACTCCTGCAGCAGATCGGCCAGCAGCAGGTTGAACATATCACCGCAAAGCTGGCGCAGCTCCGGCACGCCGGAATAGTCGTAAAGCAGCGTCATGCACTCCCAGACCGGAATCATGTAACAGCCCGAATCGAACTCCCCCCAGCCGCGGCGGGCGCGGAAACGGAGAAAGTCGGCAAGCCTCCGCCGGTCCTCCTCAAACAGCTCGCGGCCAGTTTTCCCGTACGCCTGAAACAGCCGGTCCGGGTAGACGCGCGATGCAATGAGACGCGAACTCAGGAACAGAAGCCAGTGGTTTTCGGAGCAGTAGATGCTCGAAAAATCGAAGGCCGTGAAGAAGCGCTCAACCGCCGCATGCGTCTCCGGCTCGAGTTTCTCCCCGAAGCGGACCAGAGCGAGCGCAAGCTTCTCGGCCGCGAAATCGCATTCGCCGCGCAGATCGCGCCCGGTCGGGTGCGGCCGGTCGAACCACCCGGCAAGCCCGCGCAATTCGCGGTTAGCAACTCCGGCGTCTCCGTCAAGCTCGAACCGCAGCAGCGGCAGTTCCATGTTCAGCGGCCCCGGAACCGAATCTGCCAGCATGCGCCGCAGAATATCGCTGCGGCGCTCTTCGAAAATGCTCATTTTGATCCCTCTGTCAGAAATTCCATACGATCCACATCGAAAACGCCGCGGTCGGTCAGCCGCAGGTGCGGAATGACCGGCAAAGGCAGAAACGCCAGCGCCTGGAACGGTTCGTGCAGCGGGCAGCCGAGGCTGTGCGCCGCGGCGATCACCTGCCCGAGCTGCGCCGCGACCTCCGGCCAGGGGCGGTCGCTCATCAGTCCGCCGACCGGCAGCGGAAGCAGCGCCAGCACGCGCCCCTCCGCCGCCGCGACGAAGCCGCCTCCGGCGGCGGCCAGCGCGTCGAACGCGAACGCGATCTCCGCATCGCTCACGCCGACCGCGCAGAGGTTGTGGCTGTCATGGCCGACGCTCGAAGCCAGCGCACCGCGCGTCAGGCCGAATCCCCGGACGAACCCGGCGCCGGCATTCGTATTCCGGCCGTGCCGGTGAACGACCGCGCACTTCAGGATGTCGCGCTCCGGATCGGGCCGCAACACGCCGTTTTCATGCGGCAGCCGGTGCATTTCGGCCCCGGTCATCAGGGTGCCGTCCCGCACGGCGATGACCGGAAACTTCTCCGCGGCGCCTTTTACTGCAAGCTTTTCGGGAGCGATCCTGCCGCAGCGGACGCTGCCCGCAAATGCGGCGGCGGAGGGCGGCTCCGGGCGCGATGCGAAAAGCGCCTCAGTCACCCGGCGGCCGTTCCTGATCACATGAAGGACATTCGCACTCCGGAGCCCGTCGAGCAGAACGATGTCGGCGCGATATCCCGGCGCAACAAGCCCGCGGTCGAACAGCCGGAACGCCCGCGCCGCGCTCCAGGAGCCGGCGCGGAAAACCGCGAGCGGTTCGCAGCCGGCCGCAAGCGCCCGGCGCACCATCGCATCGATATGCCCCTCCGACCGGATATCGGCCGGATTCCGGTCGTCGGTGCAGAAGAGGAGGAACGGCGAAGCCGCGACCGTCAGCAGCGGCAGAAGCCGGTCGAGATTCCGCCCGGCCGACCCTTCGCGGAGCATGACCGCCATTCCCCGGCGGAGCTTCTCCTCCGCCTCCGCGCGCGTGTCGGTTTCGTGGCAGTTGCGGATTCCGGCCGCCAGGTAAGCATTCAGCGCCCGGCCGGAGAGCAGCGGCGCGTGACCGTCGATGTTCCGGTCCTCGAAGAGCGCGAGCTTTTCCAGGACGCCGGGGTCTCCGCAAAGCACGCCCGGCACATTCATCATCTCGGCCAGCCCGGGCACGCCGGAACGCCCGCGGTACGGCGCAAGGTCCGCGGCGGAAAGCTCCGCTCCGGCCGTTTCAAACGGCGTCGCCGGCACGCAGCCCGGCAGCTGGAGGAAAAGATCCATGGCCATCTTCGCCGCGCTGTCGAAAAAGTAGTCGAGCGCCCGCGTTCCGGCCACATTCGCCAGCTCGTGCGGATCGCAGAACGCCGCCGTCACGCCGCGCGGCAGAACCATGCGTTCGAATTCGAACGGCGTCACCAGCGACGACTCGACGTGAACGTGGCTGTCGATATATCCCGGCACCGCGACGAGGCCGTCCGCGTCGAGAATGTCCGCTCCGTCATACCGCTCGCCGATGCCGACGACCGTATCGCCCGTGATTGCAATGTCGCCCGGCAGCAGCGCACCGGTCGCCAGGTCGAACACCGTCGCGTTCCGGATCACGAAATCGGCGGGCTCCTCCCCTTTCGCCTGCCGGATGCGCCGTGCCAGAATCCGTTCAAACTCCGTCAATGCGTCACCTCTCCGAAAATTCGCAGCCGCAGAAATTCTGCAGATAAAAACCGTGCTCCCGGGCAAGCTCCCGGCTGCGCCGGAACCCGTCCTTCTTTTTGAAATCCCACGGTTCGAAATGCTTCCAGATCGAAGCGGTCTCAAAGATCACCCGGCTCGGCTTGTGCGGACTCACGGTCAGGGTCGTAGCGAAATTCGCGCCGAGCGCGGCGGCGCGTCCGGCAGTCCGCCCGAGCGACCAGCCGAAGCAGAGCGGACAGCGCAGCCCGCGCTCCGGCTCGGATTCGAAGCCGGCGACCGCGCCCCGCCAGCCGTCGTGATCATACGGATCGACCTCGAGCGCAAGGCCGAAGATTCCGGCCAGCCGTTCAACCGAATCGAGGCGGCGTTCGAACTCCTCCTTCGTCGTGATATTGCTGTTCGAGTAGTAGAGCCGGACCTCGCGCCCGGTTTCGAGCAGACGCTCGACGCAGCCTGCGGCGCAGGGAGCGCAGCAGACGTGCAGCAGCAGCATTGGTTCCGTTGAATTGGTCATGCTATATTTTACCGCCGGAAACATGCTTTTTCAATTGCAAAAACGCGCTTTCGCACCTATTTTATAATATGTTGAATTTTATCATCCGCAGAACGCTCTATTCCGTACTGATCCTGCTGGGTGTGGTGCTCCTGACTTTTGCGCTGTTCAACGTCGCGGCGGGGGACCCCGCCGCCGCGGTGCTCGGCAAAAACGCCCGCCCCGAAGAGGTCGACTCGCTGCGCCGCGAGCTCGGCGCGGATCTGCCGCTCTTCTACGGGCGCTACTGCAAGACGGAGGCCCTGCCGTCGTGGAAGGCGGGCGAAGCGCTGCAGCCCGGCGTTTCGATCAGCGAACCGGACGGAATCAAGGGCCCTTATCTGGTCGTAACCCCGCAGTTCGAATTGCCTGAATACGCCTGCCGGACGGTCCGCTCCGGCCAGACGGGCTACACCGAATTCACTCTGGACGGCGAACCCTTCAGGACTCCCGTGACCGGCCTGGAGGAAATCACGTTCTACCGGATTCAGGAGTCGCCGTGGAATTCGCAGTTCCTGCGGGCAGTGAAGGAGATCGTGAGCTTCACGCCCGAGTTCCCGTACCTCCGGATTCTCGACTTCGGAAAAACCATCACCACGCGGGAACCGATCTCGACGATCCTGCTGCGCGGCGTCTGGCCGTCGCTCTGCCTCATGCTGCCGATCTTCCTCGGCGAACTCGTCATCGGGCTCGCGCTCGCCCTGGTCGCCGCCGCGTTCAAGGATACGCTGATCGACCGCGCACTCGTGCTGGTTTCGGTGGCGGGGATGAGCGTGTCGTACCTCGTGGTCATCATCTTCGCGCAATGGTTCCTCGGGTATTATTACGACCTGTTCCCGGTCTGGGGCTTCGAGGGGATCGCGTATCTCTGTCTGCCCGTCCTGGTCGGCATTCTCTGCGGCATCGGCGGGAACGTCCGCTTCTACCGCACGGTCTTCGTGAACGAGCTGCGGCGCGAATACCTGCGGACCGCAGCGGCCAAGGGGCTGTCGCCGTTCAGGGTTTACGGGAAGCACCTGCTCCGCAACGCGGCGATCCAGATCATCACGCGGGCCAGCGCGGCGCTGCCGTTCCTGTTCACCGGCAGCCTGCTGCTCGAATCGTTCTTCGGAATTCCGGGCCTCGGCTTCGCCGGGGTCGATGCGCTCTACAATTCGGACCTTCAGCTCCTGAAGGCGCTGGTCATCACGAGCGCGATCCTTTTCGTCGTCATGAATCTGCTCGCCGACCTCGCTTACGCGTGGGCCGACCCGCGCATCCGCCTGGAATAGAGAGAATGGAATCGGAACTTGCAAACGTGCCGTTCGGCAAACGAATCCGGCTGCTTTTCTGGAACTTCTTCAAAATCGCGCTCTTCGTGGTCGGCGGCGGCTATGCGATCATCCTCGCGGCCGAGGAGATCTTCGTGCGGAAGCTGCGCTGGCTGAAGGACGGCGAACTGCTTGAAATGCTGACCGTGATCCAGGCCATTCCGGGGCTCACGGCCGGGAACGCGGCGATCTACGTCGGCTACCGCACCGCCGGACAGTGGGGAGCACTGGCGGCGCTGGTCGCCGTAGCGCTGCCCTCCTACATCATCATCTGCCTCGTGTCGCTCGGCTTCGGCGTGATCCCGATGGAGAATCTCTACGTGCAGGGCGCCTTCATCGGTGTGCGGACCGCGCTTTCGGCACTGACCATCGTCGCGATCGTCCGGCTCTGGCCGAAGGTCATCCGCGGCGCGATCGGGCTCGGCGCGGCGCTGTTCACGATCGAAGCGGTCTATTTCTACGCCGTGAATCCCGCCATTCTGCTCGGAGCGGGCATCGCGGTCGGCACGGCGCACGGCATCCGGCAGCAGCTGCGGAAGAACACCGTGAACACCGAAAGCGGCATGGCCGAAATCATAACGCTGTTTCTGCTTTTCTGCTGGTTCGGGCTGCTCTGCTTCGGCGGCGGCAGCGCTTTGATGCCCCTCTATATCCAGGAGCTCGTCGACTCGCGCCACTGGCTCACGCTGCACGAGCTCAGCGACTTCGCCGCGATCTCGCAGGTCACGCCGGGGCCGATCGGCGTGAATCTTGCGACTTTCCTCGGCTTCCGGCAGGGCGGATACTTCGGAGCGCTGATCTGCACGATCGGGCTCCTGCTGCCGAGCTACCTGCTGATGCAGCTCGCCTTGCGCTCGCTCGCGCGGTGGGAGGAGAGCCCGGTCGTCCGCGGCATCATGGACGGAATCGGCCCGGTCACGATCGGGCTCATGGCCGCCACGACGGTCATCTACCTCGAGCTCTCGCTCTTCACGGCTCCGCTGCCGTGGGCGTACCTGACCGAGCTCGCCACGGGGAAGCTCGAGGCTTATCACGGCCCGTTCCGGCTCTGCCTCGGCGCACTGCCGATCTTCCTCCTGTCCGGCTGGGTGCTCTACCGGAACAAATGCAGCATCATGGTCACGATCTTCGGCTCGGCGGCGCTCGGCGCGCTGCTCTGCCGAATTTGAGAAAAATTCGACGAACCCGCATTGATTTTTACGGAAGTTGCCATATAGTTAGAAAAACGGAAAGATTCCTGAAGAATGAAGATAACAACCAATTCCGGCGTTCGGCCGAATCCCGAACTGCTGGCGCCGGCGGGCAGTCCCGCCTGCGCGTTGGCGGCGTTTGAGGCGGGGGCGGATGCGATTTACGCCGGACTGGCCAAATTCAACGCCCGCGAGCGCGGCGAAAATTTCACGCCGGAACGCATGAGCCAGATCATCGCGCACGCCCACCGGCTCGGCCGGAAGGTCTACCTTACGCTGAATACGCTCGTCAAAGAGTCCGAGCTGCCCGAAGTGGCCGAAACGCTCGCGATGCTCGAGGAGACGGGGCCCGATGCGCTGCTGGTCCAGGACCTCGGCATCATCCGCATGGCGCGCGAATATTTCCCGAAGCTCGTGCTGCATGCCTCGACCCAGATGGGATTCCACAACTCAGCCGGACTCGAAGTCGCGGAAAAGCTCGGCGTAACCCGGGTCGTGCTCGAGCGGCAGATGACGCTCGAGGAGATCGCGGCGGTCCGCAGGTCGACGAAGCTCGAACTCGAGGTTTTCGTGCACGGCGCGCTCTGCGCCTCGCTTTCGGGAGCGTGCCTGTTCTCTTCGTATCTCGGCGGTTACAGCGGCAACCGCGGCAAATGCAAACAGCCGTGCCGCCGACGCTATTTCGGCAAAGGGGGCAACGGTTTCTTCTTTTCACCGCAGGACCTCTGCACGATCGAGCTGCTGCCGCAGCTGCGCGAACTCGGCATCGAATCGCTGAAGATCGAAGGGCGGCTGAAGCAGCCGGACTATGTGAAGCAGACGGTCGGCGCCTACCGGATGCTGCTCGACGCACCGCCGGACGAATTTGCGAAACGTCTCGGAGAGGCGCGCAACATGCTTTCGAAGGGGTGCGGCCGCAAATGGTCGCTCGGCTTCTACACAAAGGAGTCCGGCGACACCTTGATTTCGCATGATTCGCTCGGCGCGGCGGGGCAGCTTTGCGGCTCCGTCAGCGAGCTGCGTGAGAACGGCTTCGGTTTCACGACCTCGAAACGGCTGTTTCTCGGCGACCGCGTGCGCGTCCAGCCGCAGTCCGGCGACGAAGGGCCGGCATTGACCGTCACCCGGATGTTCGTCGACAACGAACCGGCCCGCAAGGCGCTGCCGGGACAGCGGGTGCTCGTGCTCTGCGACAAGCCGGTCGCGCCCGGCGGGCTCGTCTTCAAGATCGGCGAAAGCTTTGCGGATTACTCGAAGGAACTTGCGGCCCTGCCGCCGCCGCGCGAAAAGCTGAACCTCGCCTTGAAGCTCACGGCCTCAAAAATTGAAATCGAACTTACGAATGCGCCGTTCCCGCACTGGGAACGCGCCCTTTCGCTTCAGGCGGCCTCGTCGCGTCCGGTCACGGCGGAGACGCTCGAAAAGGAGTTCGCGGCGGCCGATTCGGAGCAGTTCGCGCTCGGCAGCTTCCGCTGCGAAATAGACGGCGGCTATTTTCTGCCGGCGAGTGAATTGAAATCGCTGCGCCGCGCCTTCTGGGACGAAGTGAAGAGCGTGCTCCGGCCCGGCAGCACCTTCCGGGAGTCCGCGGTCGGGCTGGAAAAGTTCCGCCGCGCCTATCTTGAGATGAAGCCGGCCTACACGCTGCCGGAGCACCTGACCGAAACCGTGGCGATGAAACCGAACGGCGCGGAGCCCGGCAACCGGAAGGCGATCCGCGCCTGCGGCGTTTTCGACTTCAACAAGCTGAGCAATGAAGCGATCCTGCCGGAGTTCTGTCCGGAGGAGAAGCTCGAGTCGGTGCGCCGGGCGGTCCGGAACGCGGCTGCCTCCGGCATCCGCCGCTTCCGGATCACCTCGCTCTACGCGCTCGCGCTGCTTGAGAAATATCGCGGGAACGAAATCATCGCCTCGCCGCCGCTGCCGGTCTGCAATTCGATGGCGGCGCTCGAACTTTCCCGCTTCGGCGTGACGCGGGCGACCGCGCACCTCGAACTCGAAAAGGAGTCGGTCGAAGCGCTGCGGGACAAATCGGTCCTGCCGGTCGAACTTTACCGCTACGGCCGGCCGGTTCTGCTCATCACCCGGGCGCGGATTCCGGCGGAAGGGGAGCTGCGGGACGCACGCGGCAACGGTTTTGTCATCCGCTTCGACAAGCGCAGCGGCCTCACCCGGCTCTACCCGCAGAAGATTCACTCCGTGCCGCGGCTGGCCGGAGTCTACGATTATTACGATTTGCAAAACGCTCACTGGAACAGTCAGGAGACCGGCACGTTCAATTATGACGGCAGCTGGTTCTGACGGGTTCCGCACAGGAAAGAGACAAGACAAAATGCCGACACCGATAGAAAAACTCGCAGTTGTTGAATCCGAGCTGAATCGGATCATCCGCGGCAAGGCCGATGTGATCCGCCATTTGCTGACCGCCTTCGTGGCCGGCGGCAACATTCTGCTCGACGATGTGCCGGGCGTGGGCAAAACCACGCTGGCCAAGGCGCTCGCCCGGCTGGTCGACGCGAAGTTCAGCCGCATTCAGTTCACGCCGGACCTGCTGCCGGCCGACATCACCGGAACCTCGATCTACAACCCGAGCACGGGGCAGTTCCAGTTCCGGCCCGGCCCGG
This genomic window contains:
- a CDS encoding chromate transporter — protein: MESELANVPFGKRIRLLFWNFFKIALFVVGGGYAIILAAEEIFVRKLRWLKDGELLEMLTVIQAIPGLTAGNAAIYVGYRTAGQWGALAALVAVALPSYIIICLVSLGFGVIPMENLYVQGAFIGVRTALSALTIVAIVRLWPKVIRGAIGLGAALFTIEAVYFYAVNPAILLGAGIAVGTAHGIRQQLRKNTVNTESGMAEIITLFLLFCWFGLLCFGGGSALMPLYIQELVDSRHWLTLHELSDFAAISQVTPGPIGVNLATFLGFRQGGYFGALICTIGLLLPSYLLMQLALRSLARWEESPVVRGIMDGIGPVTIGLMAATTVIYLELSLFTAPLPWAYLTELATGKLEAYHGPFRLCLGALPIFLLSGWVLYRNKCSIMVTIFGSAALGALLCRI
- a CDS encoding ABC transporter permease codes for the protein MLNFIIRRTLYSVLILLGVVLLTFALFNVAAGDPAAAVLGKNARPEEVDSLRRELGADLPLFYGRYCKTEALPSWKAGEALQPGVSISEPDGIKGPYLVVTPQFELPEYACRTVRSGQTGYTEFTLDGEPFRTPVTGLEEITFYRIQESPWNSQFLRAVKEIVSFTPEFPYLRILDFGKTITTREPISTILLRGVWPSLCLMLPIFLGELVIGLALALVAAAFKDTLIDRALVLVSVAGMSVSYLVVIIFAQWFLGYYYDLFPVWGFEGIAYLCLPVLVGILCGIGGNVRFYRTVFVNELRREYLRTAAAKGLSPFRVYGKHLLRNAAIQIITRASAALPFLFTGSLLLESFFGIPGLGFAGVDALYNSDLQLLKALVITSAILFVVMNLLADLAYAWADPRIRLE
- the ade gene encoding adenine deaminase, which produces MTEFERILARRIRQAKGEEPADFVIRNATVFDLATGALLPGDIAITGDTVVGIGERYDGADILDADGLVAVPGYIDSHVHVESSLVTPFEFERMVLPRGVTAAFCDPHELANVAGTRALDYFFDSAAKMAMDLFLQLPGCVPATPFETAGAELSAADLAPYRGRSGVPGLAEMMNVPGVLCGDPGVLEKLALFEDRNIDGHAPLLSGRALNAYLAAGIRNCHETDTRAEAEEKLRRGMAVMLREGSAGRNLDRLLPLLTVAASPFLLFCTDDRNPADIRSEGHIDAMVRRALAAGCEPLAVFRAGSWSAARAFRLFDRGLVAPGYRADIVLLDGLRSANVLHVIRNGRRVTEALFASRPEPPSAAAFAGSVRCGRIAPEKLAVKGAAEKFPVIAVRDGTLMTGAEMHRLPHENGVLRPDPERDILKCAVVHRHGRNTNAGAGFVRGFGLTRGALASSVGHDSHNLCAVGVSDAEIAFAFDALAAAGGGFVAAAEGRVLALLPLPVGGLMSDRPWPEVAAQLGQVIAAAHSLGCPLHEPFQALAFLPLPVIPHLRLTDRGVFDVDRMEFLTEGSK
- a CDS encoding U32 family peptidase, which translates into the protein MKITTNSGVRPNPELLAPAGSPACALAAFEAGADAIYAGLAKFNARERGENFTPERMSQIIAHAHRLGRKVYLTLNTLVKESELPEVAETLAMLEETGPDALLVQDLGIIRMAREYFPKLVLHASTQMGFHNSAGLEVAEKLGVTRVVLERQMTLEEIAAVRRSTKLELEVFVHGALCASLSGACLFSSYLGGYSGNRGKCKQPCRRRYFGKGGNGFFFSPQDLCTIELLPQLRELGIESLKIEGRLKQPDYVKQTVGAYRMLLDAPPDEFAKRLGEARNMLSKGCGRKWSLGFYTKESGDTLISHDSLGAAGQLCGSVSELRENGFGFTTSKRLFLGDRVRVQPQSGDEGPALTVTRMFVDNEPARKALPGQRVLVLCDKPVAPGGLVFKIGESFADYSKELAALPPPREKLNLALKLTASKIEIELTNAPFPHWERALSLQAASSRPVTAETLEKEFAAADSEQFALGSFRCEIDGGYFLPASELKSLRRAFWDEVKSVLRPGSTFRESAVGLEKFRRAYLEMKPAYTLPEHLTETVAMKPNGAEPGNRKAIRACGVFDFNKLSNEAILPEFCPEEKLESVRRAVRNAAASGIRRFRITSLYALALLEKYRGNEIIASPPLPVCNSMAALELSRFGVTRATAHLELEKESVEALRDKSVLPVELYRYGRPVLLITRARIPAEGELRDARGNGFVIRFDKRSGLTRLYPQKIHSVPRLAGVYDYYDLQNAHWNSQETGTFNYDGSWF
- a CDS encoding epoxyqueuosine reductase QueH, whose translation is MTNSTEPMLLLHVCCAPCAAGCVERLLETGREVRLYYSNSNITTKEEFERRLDSVERLAGIFGLALEVDPYDHDGWRGAVAGFESEPERGLRCPLCFGWSLGRTAGRAAALGANFATTLTVSPHKPSRVIFETASIWKHFEPWDFKKKDGFRRSRELAREHGFYLQNFCGCEFSER